Proteins from one Halovivax limisalsi genomic window:
- the carA gene encoding glutamine-hydrolyzing carbamoyl-phosphate synthase small subunit produces the protein MPPAYIALEGGHVIEGRGRSPGTARGELVFTTAYTGYEESLTDPSYEEQILTFSYPLIGNYGVREERFESERVHPRAVLARELTDDVADWLADEGVPAVDHLDTREVVTDIRDGGAMQCGIAVGETATPEDALAELDRSVAMSDHTEIGSQVSVADAEVYGAENDGETLALVDCGVKFSMIESFVERGATVHVLPHDATPTDVRAIDPDVLFISNGPGDPENYDEAVSLVEELVDDYPVAGICLGQQIVSLALGGTTEKMAFGHRGVNQPVMDLETGRVVMTTQNHGYTVEDPGPRLDVAQRNVNDDTPEGLTGVDCDVLTRQYHPEANPGPEDTLDFFDDVLTMAQAPTSRAIACDD, from the coding sequence ATGCCACCGGCCTATATTGCACTGGAGGGCGGCCACGTGATCGAGGGGCGTGGTCGTTCGCCGGGTACGGCCCGTGGGGAACTGGTTTTCACAACCGCCTACACGGGATACGAAGAGAGCCTGACAGACCCGTCCTACGAAGAACAGATCCTGACGTTTTCGTACCCCCTAATCGGGAACTACGGGGTTCGCGAGGAGCGCTTCGAGTCCGAACGCGTCCACCCGCGAGCCGTGCTCGCACGGGAGTTGACCGACGACGTCGCCGACTGGCTCGCCGACGAGGGCGTTCCGGCCGTCGACCACCTCGACACGCGCGAGGTCGTCACCGACATCCGCGACGGCGGCGCCATGCAGTGCGGGATCGCCGTCGGCGAGACCGCCACCCCCGAGGACGCCCTGGCCGAGCTCGATCGCTCCGTCGCGATGAGCGATCACACCGAGATCGGCTCGCAGGTCAGCGTCGCCGACGCCGAAGTCTACGGCGCCGAGAACGACGGCGAGACGCTCGCGCTGGTCGACTGCGGCGTGAAGTTCTCGATGATCGAGTCCTTCGTCGAGCGCGGCGCGACCGTCCACGTCCTGCCCCACGACGCGACGCCGACCGACGTCCGGGCGATCGACCCCGACGTCCTGTTCATCTCCAACGGCCCCGGCGATCCGGAAAACTACGACGAGGCCGTCTCGCTCGTCGAGGAACTCGTCGACGACTACCCCGTCGCCGGCATCTGCCTCGGCCAGCAGATCGTCTCGCTCGCGCTCGGCGGTACGACCGAGAAGATGGCCTTCGGTCACCGCGGCGTCAACCAGCCCGTCATGGACCTCGAGACGGGCCGCGTCGTCATGACGACCCAGAACCACGGCTACACCGTGGAGGACCCCGGCCCGCGCCTCGACGTCGCCCAGCGTAACGTCAACGACGACACGCCCGAAGGGCTCACCGGCGTCGACTGCGACGTCCTCACCCGCCAGTACCACCCCGAGGCCAACCCCGGTCCCGAGGACACCCTCGACTTCTTCGACGACGTCCTCACGATGGCACAGGCGCCCACCTCGCGGGCGATCGCCTGCGACGACTGA
- a CDS encoding M20/M25/M40 family metallo-hydrolase, protein MSEVPAAADAFDPVDFLERAVSIPSDESVDTVRDLVRSTLETNGVDVTVDDAGNLLAGRGPNGASPQAGDTAGPHLVLNTHMDTVAPHFDPEWSDDGERLSGRGACDAKGPLAAMLAAFLAADAGRGRLSLALTPDEEVYSTGAHALVTGNGLSTDDAAGNGASPIRTADAVIVGEPTGLDVCTAAPGRFEGTIELAGERAHAAEPETGANAVDALAEVLTAIRTFDERSDVPDVSSQLGDPTLTPTVVAGGETTNQVPAEARLTVDRRPAPPETPASFEAALLEHLRDAVSPSIAISFSFTERPTPFFESWATDPSESIVGILADASGGAVRPFGAATEASYFAPRAPTVVFGPGRLADDEGPIAHADREYVRVDAVRSAADALTRTAESVLLADA, encoded by the coding sequence ATGTCCGAGGTCCCGGCCGCCGCCGACGCGTTCGATCCGGTCGACTTCCTCGAACGCGCGGTCTCGATTCCCTCCGACGAGTCGGTCGACACCGTCCGCGATCTCGTCCGATCGACACTCGAAACCAACGGTGTCGACGTCACCGTCGACGACGCCGGCAACCTCCTGGCCGGTCGTGGGCCGAACGGTGCCTCGCCCCAGGCCGGGGACACCGCCGGTCCGCACCTCGTTCTCAACACGCACATGGACACGGTCGCTCCGCATTTCGACCCCGAGTGGAGCGACGACGGCGAGCGGCTGTCCGGCCGGGGCGCCTGCGACGCCAAGGGCCCGCTCGCCGCGATGCTCGCCGCGTTTCTCGCGGCCGACGCGGGAAGGGGTCGACTCTCGCTCGCGCTGACGCCGGACGAGGAGGTCTACTCGACCGGCGCGCACGCCCTCGTGACGGGGAACGGGCTCTCCACGGACGACGCGGCGGGAAACGGTGCGTCCCCGATCCGGACCGCCGACGCCGTGATCGTCGGCGAGCCGACCGGCCTCGACGTCTGCACGGCGGCGCCCGGGCGGTTCGAGGGGACGATCGAACTCGCCGGCGAACGCGCCCACGCGGCGGAACCGGAGACGGGAGCGAACGCCGTCGACGCCCTGGCCGAGGTTCTCACCGCTATCCGGACGTTCGACGAGCGATCCGACGTCCCCGACGTGTCCTCCCAGCTCGGCGACCCGACGTTGACGCCGACCGTCGTCGCGGGCGGCGAGACCACGAATCAGGTGCCCGCCGAGGCCCGCCTGACCGTCGATCGCCGGCCGGCGCCGCCCGAGACGCCCGCGTCGTTCGAAGCGGCGTTACTCGAGCACCTGCGGGACGCCGTCTCCCCTTCGATCGCCATCTCGTTTTCCTTCACGGAGCGCCCGACGCCGTTCTTCGAGTCGTGGGCGACCGATCCGTCCGAGTCGATTGTCGGGATCCTCGCCGACGCCAGCGGCGGAGCGGTTCGTCCGTTCGGCGCGGCCACCGAGGCGTCGTACTTCGCGCCCCGCGCGCCGACGGTCGTCTTCGGACCGGGTCGGCTCGCCGACGACGAGGGCCCGATCGCCCACGCCGATCGCGAGTACGTCCGCGTCGACGCCGTTCGATCGGCCGCGGACGCGTTGACGCGGACCGCAGAGTCGGTGCTTCTCGCGGACGCGTAG
- a CDS encoding Lrp/AsnC family transcriptional regulator, giving the protein MDDLDREILDVLRRDARTPYTEIAEEVGTSEGTVRNRVDRMVESDVIERFTVTTRTGNVKAMLEIGVAVDVDTRETTERMAEWDEVDYAWQVSGEDDIVLVVDAADTRGINDLITRAREQDEVVNTKTRLILDEQRG; this is encoded by the coding sequence ATGGACGACCTCGACCGCGAGATCCTCGACGTGCTTCGCCGCGACGCCCGGACGCCCTACACCGAGATCGCCGAGGAGGTCGGCACCAGCGAGGGGACGGTGCGAAACCGCGTCGACCGGATGGTCGAGTCCGACGTCATCGAGCGCTTCACCGTCACCACGCGCACGGGGAACGTTAAAGCGATGCTCGAGATCGGCGTCGCCGTCGACGTCGACACCCGGGAGACGACCGAGCGGATGGCCGAGTGGGACGAAGTCGACTACGCCTGGCAGGTCTCCGGCGAGGACGACATCGTCCTCGTCGTTGACGCCGCGGACACCCGCGGCATCAACGATCTCATCACGCGCGCCCGCGAGCAGGACGAGGTCGTCAACACGAAGACCCGCCTCATTCTCGACGAGCAGCGCGGCTGA
- a CDS encoding M28 family peptidase, with amino-acid sequence MTEWIAETYTSDAGWSLLEDLVDVGDRMAGSEGEREGAELTRDALEAVGARNARLEAFDIQGWTRGSSSIEAGGLEQDCIALPRSPPGSVTAELVDVGYGRPSDFADADLDGKVAMARSDVPDSFDRYIHRREKYYHAVEAGAAAFLYRNHVEGCLPPTGSVGTPEDPIGDIPALGVSSEVGARLARRFDGTEVTVAVEADVHDATSRNVRAELGPDTDERVLVTSHVDAHDIAEGAGDNAAGTAMVVEIADALATREDELDTRVEFVAFGAEEIGLVGSSVDAERRDHESVKAILNNDGVTRGRDLVVYPNGFDELADLAEEVSDRFSHPASIDPEPQPHSDHWPYVQRGVPGYMMMSETGDSGRGWGHTFADTFDKLDRRNHREQAIVLAELAVELADEGFSVAHRDSEAIAADLEDADLAEGMKIIGDWPYDG; translated from the coding sequence ATGACCGAGTGGATCGCGGAGACGTACACGAGCGACGCCGGCTGGTCCCTCCTGGAGGACCTGGTCGACGTGGGCGATCGGATGGCGGGAAGCGAGGGTGAGCGCGAGGGCGCCGAGCTGACGCGGGACGCACTCGAGGCCGTCGGGGCGCGAAACGCCCGCCTCGAGGCGTTCGACATTCAGGGCTGGACCCGCGGCTCGAGCTCGATCGAGGCCGGCGGCCTCGAGCAGGACTGCATCGCCCTCCCGCGGAGCCCGCCGGGTTCGGTCACCGCCGAACTCGTCGACGTCGGGTACGGCCGCCCGTCGGACTTCGCGGACGCCGACCTCGACGGCAAGGTGGCGATGGCGCGCAGCGACGTGCCCGACTCGTTCGACCGCTACATCCACCGCCGGGAGAAGTACTACCACGCCGTCGAGGCGGGCGCCGCGGCGTTCCTGTATCGGAATCACGTCGAGGGCTGCCTCCCGCCGACCGGCAGCGTGGGGACGCCGGAGGACCCGATCGGCGATATTCCGGCCCTCGGGGTCAGTTCGGAGGTCGGCGCCAGGCTCGCGCGGCGATTCGACGGAACCGAGGTGACGGTCGCCGTCGAGGCCGACGTCCACGACGCGACGAGCCGGAACGTCCGCGCCGAACTCGGTCCCGACACCGACGAGCGCGTCCTCGTGACGAGTCACGTCGACGCCCACGACATCGCCGAGGGAGCGGGCGACAACGCCGCGGGGACGGCGATGGTCGTCGAGATCGCGGACGCCCTGGCGACGCGCGAAGACGAACTCGATACGCGGGTCGAGTTCGTCGCCTTCGGGGCCGAGGAGATCGGCCTCGTCGGCTCGTCAGTCGACGCCGAGCGCCGCGATCACGAGTCGGTGAAGGCGATCCTCAACAACGACGGCGTCACCCGGGGACGCGATCTCGTCGTCTATCCCAACGGCTTCGACGAGCTCGCCGACCTGGCCGAGGAGGTGAGCGATCGCTTTTCTCACCCGGCCTCGATCGATCCCGAACCCCAGCCCCACAGCGACCACTGGCCGTACGTCCAGCGGGGCGTGCCGGGCTACATGATGATGAGCGAAACCGGCGACAGCGGCCGCGGCTGGGGCCACACCTTCGCCGACACGTTCGACAAACTCGACCGGCGAAACCACCGCGAACAGGCGATCGTCCTCGCGGAATTGGCGGTGGAACTCGCCGACGAGGGCTTCTCGGTCGCCCACCGCGATTCCGAGGCCATCGCCGCCGACCTCGAGGACGCCGACCTCGCCGAGGGGATGAAGATCATCGGCGACTGGCCCTACGACGGTTGA
- a CDS encoding universal stress protein: MSDARLVLPVANPDTAARLLETAVDVADDRDLELLVVHVIGVPGQTSLEQARASMDAGPGESVVSETVERARAAGIEATGLLRYGHDVAGSLTSLADAADVEAVLLGWHGRPRRREVVFGGYIDRVLREAACDVIVERVDRDRGPIESVLVPVAGGPHTTLAAEIAGAIARAHDSSVELATVVDSSADETAVADARSLLDRTAPSLGAVESVTQTVVRGTDVVDAILAATTDHDVTVMGAGGSGRLHRIVATDVAEAVARRAESDVVLCRRHESRSRTLWRRLVERVGESFE; the protein is encoded by the coding sequence GTGAGCGACGCTCGACTCGTCCTCCCCGTCGCCAACCCGGACACCGCCGCCCGGTTGCTCGAGACCGCCGTCGACGTCGCCGACGATCGCGATCTCGAACTCCTCGTCGTCCACGTGATCGGCGTGCCCGGACAGACGAGCCTCGAACAGGCCCGCGCGTCGATGGACGCGGGCCCCGGCGAGTCGGTCGTCTCCGAGACCGTCGAACGCGCACGCGCGGCCGGGATCGAGGCGACGGGCCTGCTCCGATACGGCCACGACGTCGCCGGCAGCCTCACGAGTCTGGCCGATGCGGCCGACGTCGAGGCCGTGTTGCTGGGCTGGCACGGCCGTCCGCGCCGACGGGAGGTCGTCTTCGGCGGGTACATCGATCGTGTGCTTCGCGAGGCGGCTTGCGACGTCATCGTCGAGCGCGTCGACCGGGACCGGGGGCCGATCGAATCGGTGCTCGTCCCGGTCGCCGGCGGTCCGCACACGACCCTCGCGGCGGAGATCGCGGGCGCCATCGCCCGGGCGCACGACTCGAGCGTCGAGCTCGCCACGGTGGTCGATTCGAGCGCCGACGAGACGGCCGTCGCCGACGCCCGGTCGCTCCTCGATCGAACGGCCCCGTCGCTCGGCGCGGTCGAATCGGTCACCCAGACGGTGGTTCGTGGGACCGACGTCGTCGACGCCATCCTCGCCGCGACGACCGATCACGACGTGACCGTCATGGGCGCCGGCGGCAGCGGCCGCCTCCACCGCATCGTCGCGACCGACGTGGCCGAGGCCGTCGCCCGCCGGGCCGAGAGCGACGTCGTCCTCTGTCGCCGTCACGAGAGTCGATCGCGGACGCTGTGGCGGCGACTGGTCGAACGGGTCGGCGAGTCGTTCGAGTAG
- a CDS encoding bifunctional metallophosphatase/5'-nucleotidase, with product MTNPRLCHLADLETIYDDPRRLARLAGAIEAARDGRTLVVGSGDTTALGALAFESEAGRAVARQFYERIEPDADTLGNHEFDLGVDGAVEWATTTPGTHLVANVPDDAGEGPDASRWDGVRPSTIRTCAGDRIGLIGIAHPETDALSGLDLEVAFTDPVEAVRTEAERLRDRGVDRLVVLSHAGPIDRRIATATDVDAILGGHDHDAVRDRVDGTLVTRTEGGQAGVYQVVELADDPVARTRTIDDGPRVDAVEETYRDLAADRGLTETLGTLPAPLEHSEAAELVADAFSTRGDADVGLVAAASVRDGLPRRVTRGDVIGIVPFGSDLHVHRLSGERLLDLADRCASPLDATHGELITAGLAVAGAGEPRVDGEPIDPDDAYRVGCMSYHTAVDAVPELDAATLVESRGPQYEHVLAAVSNRAASDAVDGPADAVD from the coding sequence ATGACGAACCCGCGACTCTGTCACCTTGCGGACCTCGAAACTATCTACGACGACCCCCGGCGACTCGCCCGCCTCGCGGGCGCGATCGAGGCCGCCCGCGACGGGCGGACGCTCGTCGTCGGCTCCGGCGACACGACCGCCCTCGGCGCGCTGGCCTTCGAGAGCGAGGCCGGCCGGGCCGTCGCCCGCCAGTTCTACGAGCGGATCGAGCCCGACGCTGACACGCTCGGCAACCACGAGTTCGACCTCGGCGTCGACGGCGCCGTCGAGTGGGCGACCACGACGCCGGGAACCCACCTCGTGGCCAACGTCCCCGACGACGCAGGGGAGGGGCCGGACGCGAGCCGGTGGGACGGCGTCCGACCGAGCACGATCCGCACCTGCGCCGGCGATCGCATCGGGCTGATCGGGATCGCCCACCCCGAGACGGACGCGCTGAGCGGACTCGACCTCGAGGTTGCGTTCACCGACCCCGTCGAGGCGGTCCGCACCGAGGCCGAGCGACTCCGCGATCGGGGCGTCGACCGACTCGTCGTCCTGTCTCACGCCGGGCCGATCGACCGGCGCATCGCGACGGCGACCGACGTCGACGCGATCCTCGGCGGGCACGACCACGACGCGGTTCGCGACCGGGTCGACGGCACCCTGGTGACCCGAACCGAAGGCGGGCAGGCCGGCGTCTACCAGGTCGTCGAACTCGCCGACGACCCCGTCGCGCGGACCCGCACGATCGACGACGGCCCGCGCGTCGACGCCGTCGAGGAGACGTACCGCGATCTGGCCGCCGACCGCGGGCTAACCGAGACACTCGGAACGCTCCCGGCCCCGCTGGAGCATTCCGAAGCGGCCGAACTCGTCGCCGACGCCTTCAGCACCCGCGGCGACGCCGACGTCGGTCTCGTCGCGGCCGCGTCGGTTCGCGACGGCCTCCCCCGGCGCGTCACCCGCGGCGACGTGATCGGCATCGTGCCGTTCGGCTCGGACCTCCACGTCCACCGGCTCTCGGGGGAGCGGCTGCTCGATCTCGCCGACCGCTGTGCGTCGCCGCTGGACGCCACCCACGGAGAGCTGATCACCGCGGGCCTCGCGGTCGCGGGCGCCGGTGAGCCCCGCGTCGACGGCGAGCCGATCGATCCGGACGATGCGTACCGCGTCGGCTGTATGAGTTACCACACCGCCGTCGACGCTGTGCCCGAACTCGATGCAGCGACGCTGGTCGAATCGCGGGGCCCGCAGTACGAACACGTCCTCGCAGCCGTCTCGAACCGTGCGGCATCGGACGCGGTCGACGGACCGGCCGACGCGGTCGATTGA
- the purB gene encoding adenylosuccinate lyase: MPTVDSLYAVSPLDGRYAGRTEPLRPYASEAGLMRARVQVEVEYLLALADLDATPLELDAETRADLRAAYEDFDADDAAVIKRIETTGHGPFEATNHDVKAVEYFLRLRLPDGHEAVPWIHFGLTSEDVNNLAHRLNVRDAVRDVLLPALEDVREALAEQAREHRDRPMLARTHGQPATPTTFGKEMAVYASRLDTATDRIADATDRLRGKLGGASGTYAAHHAAYPDVDWPAVAEAFVTDLGLDFEPLTTQVNPCDDLAALFDALRGANRILLDLDLDDWLYVSDRYLGQEAAAGETGSSTMPHKVNPIDFENSEGNLSKANADLQFLGEYVTTSRLQRDLSDSTVKRNIGAAFAHCLIGYTKVQDGLAKVAPNERVMDEELANTPEVIGEAVQTILRREGRDDAYERVKDLTRGERVTIEDFRDLFADLDVDDDVRAELLALTPAGYTGVASNLVDELEE; encoded by the coding sequence ATGCCAACCGTGGATTCGCTGTACGCCGTCTCGCCGCTCGACGGGCGCTACGCCGGGCGGACCGAACCGCTCCGGCCCTACGCGAGCGAGGCCGGCCTCATGCGGGCCCGCGTCCAGGTCGAGGTCGAGTATCTCCTCGCGCTCGCCGATCTCGACGCCACGCCGCTGGAACTCGACGCGGAGACGCGGGCCGACCTCCGGGCGGCCTACGAGGACTTCGACGCCGACGACGCGGCGGTGATCAAGCGAATCGAGACGACGGGTCACGGCCCGTTCGAGGCGACCAACCACGACGTCAAGGCCGTCGAGTACTTCCTCAGACTCCGGCTTCCCGACGGACACGAGGCGGTCCCGTGGATCCACTTCGGGCTGACGAGCGAGGACGTCAACAACCTCGCCCACCGGCTGAATGTCCGCGACGCGGTCCGCGACGTCCTGTTGCCCGCCCTCGAGGACGTCCGCGAGGCGCTGGCCGAGCAGGCCCGCGAACACCGCGACCGGCCGATGCTCGCTCGCACCCACGGCCAGCCCGCGACGCCGACGACCTTCGGCAAGGAGATGGCCGTCTACGCGAGCCGGCTCGACACCGCCACCGACCGCATCGCCGACGCGACCGATCGCCTCCGCGGGAAGCTCGGCGGCGCGTCGGGCACCTACGCCGCCCACCACGCCGCCTACCCCGACGTGGACTGGCCGGCCGTCGCCGAGGCGTTCGTCACCGATCTCGGCCTCGACTTCGAGCCCCTGACGACGCAGGTCAACCCGTGCGACGACCTCGCCGCGCTGTTCGACGCGCTCCGCGGCGCGAATCGGATCCTGCTCGACCTCGATCTCGACGATTGGCTCTACGTCTCCGACCGCTACCTGGGCCAGGAGGCCGCCGCCGGCGAGACGGGCTCCTCGACGATGCCCCACAAGGTGAACCCGATCGACTTCGAGAACTCGGAGGGCAACCTCTCGAAGGCCAACGCCGACCTGCAGTTCCTCGGCGAGTACGTCACCACCTCCCGGCTCCAGCGCGATCTCTCGGATTCGACCGTCAAGCGAAACATCGGGGCCGCGTTCGCCCACTGCCTGATCGGCTACACGAAGGTGCAGGACGGCCTGGCGAAGGTCGCGCCGAACGAACGGGTGATGGACGAGGAACTCGCGAACACCCCCGAGGTGATCGGCGAGGCCGTCCAGACGATCCTCCGGCGCGAGGGCCGCGACGACGCCTACGAGCGGGTCAAAGATCTCACCCGCGGCGAGCGCGTCACCATCGAGGACTTCCGCGACCTCTTCGCCGACCTCGACGTCGACGACGACGTCAGAGCGGAGCTGTTGGCGCTGACGCCGGCCGGCTACACCGGCGTCGCGTCGAACCTCGTGGACGAACTCGAGGAGTGA
- the purH gene encoding bifunctional phosphoribosylaminoimidazolecarboxamide formyltransferase/IMP cyclohydrolase, with product MTRIAGMAGNRGRNLLNIADRRPGGAELAVVLTNSPDAPVLDAAAERGIPTEVVPLEAEMDRREHEEAVLDALSEYDVDLVCLDGYMRILSETFLDAMPTTLNVHPSLLPAFPGMDAWGDALDAGVSVTGCTVHVVTDATDADGDVIEDEVDAGPIVTQEPVPVYEGDDEATLKDRVLHEGEFRAYPRAVEWFARGAVDVDLDAGEVAVSEDVASVAGADHGGLPTRRLVSDDRLDTLRYGENPHQDAAVYVDRTCDEASVVHAAQLNEGAKALSYNNYNDADGALNLIKEFDEPAAAVIKHTNPAGCATADTLAEAYEKALATDPQSAFGGIVALNRECDAETAARIVDSFKEIVVAPGYTDDALDVLFEKDNLRVLDVGELGGRTERFTEKPLVGGRLVQERDLQSIAVDDLEIVTEREPTDDQLETMVFAWRTLKHVKSNGILFAEGTETVGIGMGQVSRVDAVRLAAMKADEHADGKDAAGAVMASDAFFPFPDGIEHAAKAGIEAVIQPGGSVNDEDVIEAADEHGMAMAFTGQRSFRHD from the coding sequence ATGACGCGCATCGCCGGGATGGCGGGCAATCGGGGGCGAAACCTGTTGAACATCGCGGACAGACGGCCCGGCGGGGCAGAACTCGCGGTCGTGCTCACGAACAGCCCGGACGCGCCGGTACTCGACGCGGCGGCCGAGCGCGGGATTCCGACCGAGGTCGTCCCGCTCGAGGCGGAGATGGACCGTCGCGAACACGAGGAGGCGGTCCTCGACGCGCTCTCCGAGTACGACGTCGACCTGGTGTGTCTCGACGGGTACATGCGCATCCTCTCGGAGACCTTCCTCGACGCGATGCCGACGACGCTGAACGTCCACCCGTCGCTGCTGCCGGCGTTTCCCGGGATGGACGCCTGGGGCGACGCGCTCGACGCGGGCGTCTCCGTGACGGGCTGTACCGTCCACGTGGTCACCGACGCGACGGACGCCGACGGCGACGTGATCGAGGACGAAGTCGACGCCGGCCCGATCGTCACCCAGGAGCCGGTCCCGGTCTACGAGGGCGACGACGAAGCGACGCTGAAAGACCGCGTCCTCCACGAGGGCGAGTTCCGGGCGTACCCGCGCGCCGTCGAGTGGTTCGCCCGGGGAGCGGTGGACGTCGATCTTGATGCGGGTGAGGTGGCGGTCAGCGAGGACGTTGCGAGCGTCGCTGGGGCCGATCACGGCGGCCTTCCCACGCGCCGCCTCGTCTCGGACGACCGGCTCGACACCCTCCGGTACGGCGAGAACCCCCACCAGGACGCCGCGGTCTACGTCGACCGCACCTGCGACGAGGCCAGCGTCGTCCACGCGGCTCAGCTCAATGAGGGAGCGAAGGCGCTGTCGTACAACAATTACAACGACGCCGACGGCGCGCTAAACCTGATCAAGGAGTTCGACGAACCCGCCGCGGCGGTCATCAAGCACACCAATCCCGCCGGCTGCGCCACGGCCGACACCCTCGCCGAGGCCTACGAGAAGGCCCTGGCGACGGATCCCCAGAGCGCCTTCGGCGGCATCGTCGCGCTCAACCGCGAGTGCGACGCCGAGACGGCCGCCCGGATCGTCGACTCCTTCAAGGAGATCGTCGTCGCGCCCGGCTACACCGACGACGCGCTCGACGTCCTCTTCGAGAAGGACAACCTGCGGGTGCTGGACGTCGGGGAACTCGGCGGGCGAACGGAACGATTCACGGAGAAGCCGCTCGTCGGCGGCCGCCTCGTCCAGGAGCGCGATCTCCAGTCGATCGCCGTCGACGACCTCGAGATCGTCACCGAGCGCGAGCCGACCGACGACCAGCTCGAGACGATGGTCTTCGCCTGGCGGACGCTCAAGCACGTCAAGTCCAACGGGATCCTCTTCGCCGAGGGCACCGAGACCGTCGGCATCGGCATGGGACAGGTCTCCCGCGTCGACGCCGTCCGTCTGGCCGCCATGAAGGCCGACGAACACGCCGATGGGAAGGACGCCGCGGGCGCCGTGATGGCCTCGGACGCCTTCTTCCCCTTCCCGGACGGGATCGAACACGCGGCGAAGGCGGGCATCGAAGCCGTGATCCAACCCGGCGGCTCGGTCAACGACGAGGACGTCATCGAGGCCGCCGACGAGCACGGCATGGCGATGGCGTTTACCGGGCAGCGGTCTTTCAGACACGACTAG
- a CDS encoding sulfatase-like hydrolase/transferase, whose protein sequence is MGGRIPVLLLTIDTLRRDRFTEACFPRSMDWFADDFAIFSNALSHGNSTPFAFPAILTSHPVVGDGEFPDGARTIAESMSDRPCFGFSNNAHLDASRGYDRGFTAFGPYPPDDMTLKQRLKQHAVIGDSDTVYAAYRSVKRIRHAVADLTGVGDGDPFPNPLTPGDVVTDFVTRQLESHPSAFAWGHYMDPHVPYHPDLAIDGPETDRSRRELEALYERYLGETELPDTPETRADLELLQALYESNVRYVDRELDRLFGWLSDRNIYEDALIVVVGDHGELFGEGGIVYHPWDVDPVDGLVRTPLLVKYPENAYGGIRFDHLVQHADIPPTISDVLDLPSSFWSSTAYPLTDTRPRRVVSKSNTAIRLTEPDAVAYKRRNGTEDGVDTLSERGRALLEASEYPSTKTSSGEVAGVAEAERQKQLAALGYR, encoded by the coding sequence ATGGGCGGTCGGATCCCGGTTCTGCTACTCACGATCGACACCCTTCGGCGGGATCGGTTTACCGAAGCCTGTTTTCCGCGGTCGATGGACTGGTTCGCGGACGATTTCGCGATCTTTTCGAACGCGCTCTCCCACGGCAATTCGACGCCCTTTGCCTTCCCGGCCATCCTGACGTCGCATCCGGTCGTCGGCGACGGGGAATTTCCCGACGGCGCGCGAACCATCGCGGAGTCGATGTCGGACCGACCGTGTTTCGGCTTCTCGAACAACGCGCACCTCGACGCCTCGCGAGGCTACGATCGGGGGTTCACGGCGTTCGGACCGTACCCGCCCGACGACATGACGCTGAAACAGCGGCTCAAACAGCACGCCGTCATCGGCGACTCGGATACGGTGTACGCGGCGTACCGGTCCGTCAAGCGGATTCGGCACGCGGTCGCCGACCTCACGGGCGTGGGCGATGGCGATCCGTTTCCCAACCCGCTCACGCCCGGGGACGTCGTGACCGACTTCGTGACACGACAACTGGAATCGCACCCGTCGGCGTTCGCGTGGGGCCACTACATGGATCCGCACGTTCCCTACCATCCGGATCTCGCGATCGACGGGCCGGAGACGGATCGATCGCGACGGGAACTCGAGGCGCTGTACGAACGGTACCTCGGCGAGACGGAGCTCCCCGACACGCCCGAGACGAGGGCCGATCTGGAGCTCCTCCAGGCGCTCTACGAGTCGAACGTTCGGTACGTCGACCGGGAGCTCGATCGGTTGTTCGGCTGGCTGTCCGATCGAAATATCTACGAGGACGCGCTGATCGTGGTCGTCGGCGATCACGGCGAGCTGTTCGGCGAGGGCGGGATCGTGTATCACCCGTGGGACGTCGACCCGGTCGACGGCCTGGTGCGAACCCCGCTCCTGGTCAAGTATCCCGAAAACGCCTACGGCGGGATACGATTCGATCACCTCGTCCAGCACGCGGATATCCCGCCGACGATTTCGGACGTACTCGACCTCCCGAGTTCGTTCTGGTCGTCTACAGCGTACCCGTTGACCGATACGCGTCCGCGTCGCGTCGTCTCCAAGTCGAACACGGCGATCCGGCTGACGGAACCGGACGCCGTCGCGTACAAGCGACGGAACGGGACAGAAGACGGCGTCGACACCCTTTCTGAACGGGGGCGGGCGCTCCTCGAAGCGAGCGAGTACCCCTCCACGAAAACGAGCTCCGGGGAGGTCGCGGGCGTGGCCGAAGCCGAGCGTCAGAAGCAACTGGCGGCGCTGGGCTATCGATAG